The genomic stretch GTATTTCAAGTAGGGAAAGCAAGCCTTACACCAGAGCTTACCCAGGGTCTGGAAGAAGTACTTGAAACAAGGGAACTTATAAAAGTAACTGTACTGAAAAACTGTCTGGACGATCCCCGTGAAATTGCACAGGTAGTTGCAGAACGTACTCATTCTGAAGTAGTTCAGGTAATAGGGAAGAAATTTGTTCTCTACAGAGAATCAAAAACCAAGAAAAAGATTGAACTGCCGAAAGAAGCAAAAGGAAAGAAAGAATAATTCAGTAACCGTTTCAATTATCAGAAGAGAGGCTTAGTTTATGAAAGTAGGAATTATGGGCGGAACTTTTAATCCCATTCATATGGCGCATCTGATACTTGCACAAAGCGCTTTGGAACAGCTGGGTCTTCAAAAGATTCTGTTTATGCCCTCTAAGAGACCGCCCCATAAACGAAGTGACCTGATTGCAGATGATATACACAGAGAGAAAATGGTGGAATTAGCTATTCAGAATAACCCCTCTTTTGAATTGTCAAAAATGGAGTTGTTAAGAGAGGGTACCACCTATACCTCAGACACCTTACAACAGTTAAACCAGGAAAATCCTGATATCACCTATTATTTTATAATGGGTGCAGATTCCCTGTTCCAGCTGGAAACCTGGTGGGAACCGGAGGTAATACTGAAGCTCGCCCATATTGTTGCAGCGGTGAGGGGTCAGGAGACAAGAGAAGAATTAAAAGCTCAGGCAGAGCATCTGACTGCAAAGTTTCATGCGACTATTCATATACTGAATACACCTTATCTGGATATTGCCTCACATGAATTAAGAGATAAGTTGTTAAAAGGAGATTCTATTCGATATATGGTTCCTGAGACAGTATATGAATATATCAACGAGCATCAGCTTTATACAGGAAAAGAGCAGAAAAATGATGGAAAATTTGTTTCAGTTGGAGAAGAGATTAGGTGAGATACTGCCAAGAAAAAGGT from Anaerocolumna sp. AGMB13020 encodes the following:
- the yhbY gene encoding ribosome assembly RNA-binding protein YhbY, with amino-acid sequence MTSKQRSYLKGLAMNIDSVFQVGKASLTPELTQGLEEVLETRELIKVTVLKNCLDDPREIAQVVAERTHSEVVQVIGKKFVLYRESKTKKKIELPKEAKGKKE
- the nadD gene encoding nicotinate-nucleotide adenylyltransferase, translated to MKVGIMGGTFNPIHMAHLILAQSALEQLGLQKILFMPSKRPPHKRSDLIADDIHREKMVELAIQNNPSFELSKMELLREGTTYTSDTLQQLNQENPDITYYFIMGADSLFQLETWWEPEVILKLAHIVAAVRGQETREELKAQAEHLTAKFHATIHILNTPYLDIASHELRDKLLKGDSIRYMVPETVYEYINEHQLYTGKEQKNDGKFVSVGEEIR